Proteins from one Gammaproteobacteria bacterium genomic window:
- a CDS encoding cation diffusion facilitator family transporter, whose amino-acid sequence MSSKGSRSAVIAALVGNSAIAVAKFVAALFTGSAGMLAEAFHSVADTGNQLLLLRGLAVSHRGRSVEHPFGRGKEVYFWSFMVAVMLFVGGGVLAVQRGVQALLHPHEVTDFVSNFIVLGVAVVIESLTFRVALRHFNDERGSRGVWRSLRGTKDSAVLVVLLEDSAAIVGLLVAGAGLALTQITGSTMWDGLASIVIGVLLGVVAVLLASETKELLVGEAADRSDRSAVRAAVLSIEEVEGIGRLLTMHMGPEEVLVNIEVHMRDDLSGEQVEAATRRIETAIRGVLPEAGDIFVEPIHA is encoded by the coding sequence ATGTCGAGCAAAGGTTCCCGGTCCGCGGTCATCGCCGCGCTTGTGGGCAACAGTGCCATCGCCGTCGCGAAGTTCGTCGCCGCACTCTTCACCGGGAGTGCGGGCATGCTTGCAGAAGCGTTCCATTCGGTAGCGGACACAGGGAACCAGTTGCTGTTGCTGCGAGGTCTGGCGGTGTCGCATCGGGGTCGCTCCGTGGAACATCCGTTTGGGCGCGGCAAAGAGGTGTACTTCTGGAGCTTCATGGTGGCGGTCATGCTGTTCGTCGGCGGCGGCGTTTTGGCGGTTCAGCGCGGTGTTCAGGCGTTGCTGCATCCCCACGAAGTGACCGACTTCGTCTCGAACTTCATCGTGCTTGGTGTCGCTGTCGTGATCGAATCGCTGACATTTCGAGTGGCACTGAGACATTTCAACGACGAGCGGGGGAGTCGAGGTGTTTGGCGTTCGTTGCGCGGCACCAAAGACAGTGCCGTGTTGGTCGTCTTGCTGGAGGACAGTGCCGCCATCGTCGGGCTGCTCGTCGCCGGGGCCGGTCTGGCGCTGACGCAGATCACGGGTTCGACGATGTGGGACGGGCTCGCATCGATCGTCATTGGTGTTCTCCTCGGCGTCGTTGCCGTGCTGCTCGCTTCAGAGACGAAAGAGCTGCTGGTCGGCGAGGCCGCAGACCGTTCGGATCGTTCCGCCGTCAGGGCGGCGGTGTTGTCGATCGAGGAAGTCGAGGGCATCGGCAGGCTGCTCACGATGCACATGGGGCCAGAAGAGGTGCTCGTGAACATCGAGGTCCACATGCGCGATGATCTCAGTGGAGAGCAGGTGGAGGCTGCAACGAGACGGATCGAGACGGCCATCCGGGGTGTTCTTCCGGAGGCAGGAGATATCTTCGTGGAGCCGATCCATGCCTGA
- a CDS encoding dCTP deaminase, producing the protein MIFSDRTIKEAVASGRIVVDPFDESFVQPSSVDLRVDRFFRVFENHRYAQIDPKQSQEDLTTLVETGVDEPFMLHPGEFVLGSTLERVRLADDVVARLEGKSSLGRLGLLIHSTAGFVDPGFDGYLTLELSNVAKLPIAIYPGMRIGQISFYELTTPADRPYGTAGSKYQGQRGPTPSRIHQDFA; encoded by the coding sequence GTGATCTTCTCAGACAGGACCATCAAAGAGGCCGTGGCATCGGGGCGTATCGTCGTCGACCCCTTCGACGAGTCCTTCGTACAACCATCGAGCGTGGATCTGCGAGTCGACCGGTTCTTCAGAGTCTTCGAGAACCACCGATACGCCCAGATCGATCCGAAGCAGTCGCAGGAAGATCTGACCACTCTCGTGGAGACCGGTGTCGACGAACCGTTCATGTTGCACCCTGGCGAGTTCGTCCTCGGATCCACTTTGGAGCGGGTTCGTCTCGCCGATGACGTCGTCGCACGACTCGAGGGCAAGTCGAGTCTCGGACGGCTCGGTCTCCTGATCCATTCGACGGCCGGGTTCGTGGATCCCGGTTTCGACGGGTACCTGACGCTCGAACTCTCCAACGTCGCGAAGCTGCCGATCGCGATCTATCCAGGTATGAGGATCGGACAGATCTCCTTCTACGAGTTGACCACACCCGCTGACCGACCCTACGGCACGGCGGGCAGCAAGTACCAGGGGCAGCGAGGACCGACGCCGAGCAGAATCCATCAGGACTTCGCGTAG
- the surE gene encoding 5'/3'-nucleotidase SurE has product MGYLLLTNDDGADSPALLPFAHALQEIADVKVVVPDRERSWIGKAITRFGEIRVRRTVLEGIEVAVADGFPADCTQLGVHSLFGTRPDMVVSGINIGLNDSLAFFLSSGTAGAAAEGWIAGIPAFAFSTGVTSDHRSWAKRVWAGEDAELWPRAAQISVGVVRDAMRNGYPKGVDLLNVNFAVDTAVDSPRLITDLAKLGYDSIFREREPGVFVHDFSTGLRMRGDLSGTDVEAVARGFVSITPVRLAHAAEISDADRRALERPNG; this is encoded by the coding sequence GTGGGGTATCTCCTGTTGACCAATGATGATGGCGCCGACTCGCCGGCCCTGCTGCCGTTTGCTCATGCGCTGCAGGAGATCGCAGACGTCAAGGTGGTTGTGCCCGATCGTGAGCGGAGCTGGATCGGTAAGGCGATCACGAGGTTCGGAGAGATCCGGGTGCGGCGAACGGTTCTCGAAGGGATCGAAGTTGCGGTAGCGGACGGGTTTCCCGCCGACTGTACCCAGCTTGGAGTGCATTCACTGTTCGGGACGCGACCGGACATGGTCGTGTCCGGTATCAACATCGGTTTGAACGACAGCCTGGCGTTCTTTCTCTCCAGCGGCACGGCCGGAGCGGCGGCCGAAGGGTGGATTGCCGGGATCCCGGCGTTCGCTTTCTCCACCGGAGTGACGAGTGACCATCGCTCATGGGCAAAACGAGTATGGGCGGGTGAGGACGCCGAGCTGTGGCCTCGCGCTGCCCAGATCAGCGTTGGCGTCGTGCGTGACGCCATGCGCAACGGGTACCCGAAAGGTGTCGACCTGCTCAATGTGAATTTCGCGGTCGACACGGCAGTCGACTCACCGCGCTTGATCACCGACCTCGCCAAGCTCGGCTACGACAGCATCTTCCGGGAGCGGGAACCAGGCGTGTTCGTCCACGACTTCTCCACCGGCCTCCGGATGCGTGGTGATCTCTCGGGGACCGATGTGGAAGCCGTCGCACGAGGCTTCGTGTCGATCACTCCGGTCCGCCTGGCGCACGCCGCCGAGATCAGTGATGCTGATCGGCGGGCGTTGGAGCGGCCCAACGGCTGA
- a CDS encoding LysR family transcriptional regulator yields the protein MLNPRELQIFLAAAETENFSEAARRLNISQPAISMQIRSLEKKLDVPLFTRTGRQVTLTDPGRVLIPMARDVIDRTIHLEEAMASLQGEVVGILKLGCSTAAGKYVIPKLLAGFHKRFPRVGLVCDVTGRHMALQKLREGDVQLAMTSLREPYKGIEYRPFLTDRIVLIVPPDHPWAALDRPLKPKELFTGQFILRESMSGTRSAVVEGLSWHDMTLDDLDKVMVLGNSEAICGAVQEKIGVAFVSMSVACEATKAGTVVPIQIEDMDLMTTLFMARDTDRPATRAQAAYWEFAFSPENEHIRRQPSLPPDTFC from the coding sequence ATGCTCAACCCGAGAGAACTCCAAATCTTCCTGGCCGCGGCGGAAACCGAGAACTTCTCCGAAGCTGCCCGAAGGCTCAACATCTCACAACCTGCGATCTCCATGCAGATTCGGTCTTTGGAGAAGAAACTCGACGTCCCTCTGTTCACCCGCACGGGGAGGCAGGTCACGCTGACGGACCCCGGCCGGGTACTCATCCCGATGGCCCGCGACGTCATCGACCGCACCATCCACCTCGAGGAGGCGATGGCCTCGTTGCAGGGGGAAGTCGTCGGAATACTCAAGCTCGGATGCAGCACGGCTGCGGGAAAGTATGTCATCCCGAAGCTCCTTGCCGGGTTCCACAAGCGGTTCCCGAGAGTGGGTCTCGTTTGTGACGTGACCGGTCGTCACATGGCGCTCCAGAAACTTCGCGAAGGTGACGTTCAGCTCGCGATGACGAGCCTTCGGGAACCCTATAAAGGTATCGAATACCGGCCGTTCCTGACCGATCGGATCGTGCTGATCGTCCCACCGGATCATCCCTGGGCAGCCCTCGACCGTCCCCTCAAGCCGAAGGAGCTGTTTACAGGGCAGTTCATCCTTCGAGAGTCCATGTCGGGGACTCGCTCCGCTGTGGTCGAAGGACTCTCCTGGCACGACATGACCCTCGACGACCTCGACAAGGTGATGGTGCTTGGGAACTCGGAAGCCATCTGTGGGGCGGTGCAGGAGAAGATCGGGGTCGCGTTCGTTTCGATGTCCGTTGCCTGCGAAGCCACGAAGGCCGGAACGGTCGTCCCCATCCAGATCGAAGACATGGATCTCATGACGACGCTCTTCATGGCCCGTGACACCGACCGGCCTGCGACCCGAGCGCAGGCGGCCTATTGGGAGTTTGCGTTCTCGCCTGAGAACGAGCACATCCGGCGTCAGCCAAGTCTTCCACCGGACACGTTCTGTTGA
- a CDS encoding EamA family transporter — translation MAVVAAAWGTIPLIVRTVSLPAEQLAALRLWLGAITVLIVLGIRGELTLRRADPFGRIIAIGVILAIHWAAFFWSIKTTTVAVALVLVYLGPIAMATLARVVLGEQLRPRSIIALAAALVGVILVARPGAGVTVEGVIAGLIAAVTFAAMVLIGKPAAQQVGGLKLAGLQMSVAALVMTPWAASSIPEIPTYWWQIVLLGVVLTGVGLMIYWSLVATLPVASIAILSYLEPASAVVWAALFLAEPGDTWSWIGVALVVGAGITAGTARSDPA, via the coding sequence ATGGCGGTTGTGGCGGCCGCGTGGGGAACGATTCCGCTGATCGTCCGGACTGTCTCGTTGCCCGCGGAGCAGCTCGCGGCATTGCGGCTCTGGCTCGGTGCCATCACCGTGCTCATCGTCCTCGGCATCCGGGGTGAGCTCACCCTTCGGCGTGCCGACCCGTTCGGCCGCATCATCGCGATCGGGGTCATTCTGGCCATTCACTGGGCCGCATTTTTCTGGTCGATCAAGACAACGACGGTGGCGGTGGCCCTCGTGCTGGTCTATCTCGGCCCCATCGCGATGGCAACCCTGGCTCGAGTGGTTCTGGGCGAGCAACTCAGACCCCGATCGATCATCGCTCTCGCAGCCGCACTGGTTGGCGTGATCCTGGTGGCGCGCCCGGGTGCCGGTGTCACGGTCGAAGGCGTGATCGCCGGCCTCATCGCCGCGGTCACCTTCGCAGCCATGGTCCTCATCGGGAAGCCGGCAGCCCAGCAGGTCGGAGGGCTGAAACTGGCGGGTCTACAGATGAGCGTCGCCGCTCTTGTCATGACACCCTGGGCAGCGTCTTCGATCCCCGAGATCCCGACATACTGGTGGCAGATCGTATTGCTCGGGGTCGTTCTGACGGGCGTCGGGTTGATGATCTACTGGTCGCTCGTGGCGACCCTGCCTGTCGCGAGTATCGCGATCCTCTCCTACCTGGAACCCGCTTCGGCAGTCGTGTGGGCGGCGCTGTTTCTCGCCGAACCGGGAGACACGTGGTCATGGATCGGCGTCGCGCTCGTCGTCGGCGCCGGCATTACTGCGGGAACAGCGCGCTCGGACCCGGCCTGA
- a CDS encoding methyltransferase domain-containing protein, whose product MAVIPFYGTDRSGLFAIERAAMDRQGLVINALDRLLPDGVVADIGAGDGFTAERLTTPRRWVVALEPAAAMIRPDRILPWVQADAEHLPFGPAILDGAYATWAYFFSRGWDPAPGLEELRRAIRSQGTIAIVDNLGGDEFTALSDRDITADVDFWTARGFEFEIIETAFVFESLHDAQALLGFYFGDRGRDGARLRVGFRAGIFVAHPT is encoded by the coding sequence ATGGCAGTCATCCCGTTCTACGGAACCGACCGTTCCGGGCTCTTCGCCATCGAACGAGCGGCGATGGACAGGCAAGGGCTGGTCATCAACGCCCTCGATCGGCTTCTGCCAGACGGTGTAGTCGCCGACATCGGCGCGGGTGACGGGTTCACTGCCGAACGGCTGACAACACCACGCCGGTGGGTCGTCGCCCTCGAGCCTGCCGCCGCCATGATTCGACCAGATCGGATCCTTCCATGGGTGCAGGCTGATGCCGAACATCTCCCGTTCGGGCCTGCAATCCTCGACGGCGCGTATGCGACGTGGGCGTACTTCTTCTCCCGAGGATGGGATCCTGCGCCAGGGCTCGAGGAGCTGAGACGTGCCATCAGATCCCAAGGAACGATCGCGATCGTCGACAACCTGGGTGGTGACGAGTTCACGGCGTTGAGCGACCGCGACATCACCGCCGACGTCGACTTCTGGACGGCGAGAGGTTTCGAGTTCGAGATCATTGAGACCGCGTTCGTTTTCGAGAGCCTCCATGATGCCCAAGCGCTGCTCGGGTTCTACTTCGGGGATCGTGGCCGCGACGGTGCTCGACTGCGCGTGGGCTTCAGGGCAGGCATCTTCGTCGCTCATCCCACCTAG
- a CDS encoding acetyl-CoA C-acyltransferase, whose amino-acid sequence MSTGVVVTHAYRTAVGKAYKGSLRETRPDDLLGLLMQGFVERVPELDPAAIGDVIIGCAMPEGEQGMNVGRIAALRAGLPVEVPAMTMNRFCSSGLQTLATGAAHIVAGFSDIVLTGGTESMTMVPMGGNKPAPNPWLAEHMPTAYESMGMTSENVAERFDVSREEQDRFALESHRRALAAQKAGRYADEILPVQVRLGGESFVFDTDDGPRESTLEGLAKLRPAFKVNGTSTAGNSSQMSDGAALELLMTREKAEELGFEPLGELVTFQVAGVDPAIMGIGPSLAIPKALDAAGLTLDDIGLIELNEAFASQAVYCIRKLGIDPEKVNVNGGAIALGHPLGCTGAKLTATLLHEMKRRDVEYGIVSMCIGGGMGAAGIFRRG is encoded by the coding sequence ATGAGTACTGGAGTCGTCGTTACCCACGCCTACCGTACGGCGGTGGGAAAAGCCTATAAGGGCAGCCTTCGGGAGACTCGCCCCGATGATCTGCTCGGACTCTTGATGCAGGGGTTCGTCGAACGGGTTCCTGAGCTGGATCCGGCCGCCATCGGTGATGTGATCATCGGCTGTGCGATGCCCGAGGGAGAGCAGGGAATGAACGTCGGCCGTATCGCGGCACTTCGTGCCGGCCTGCCGGTCGAGGTTCCTGCCATGACGATGAATCGGTTCTGCAGTTCCGGTCTACAGACGCTGGCGACCGGCGCGGCGCATATCGTCGCGGGTTTTTCGGACATCGTGCTGACAGGGGGCACCGAGTCGATGACGATGGTGCCGATGGGTGGGAACAAGCCTGCACCCAATCCGTGGCTTGCCGAGCACATGCCCACAGCGTACGAATCGATGGGGATGACGAGTGAGAACGTCGCTGAACGGTTCGACGTCAGCCGCGAAGAGCAGGATCGGTTCGCCCTCGAGTCACACCGGCGAGCTCTCGCCGCGCAGAAGGCTGGCAGGTATGCCGACGAGATTCTCCCTGTCCAGGTGCGTCTCGGTGGTGAGTCGTTCGTCTTCGATACCGATGATGGACCCCGTGAGAGCACGCTCGAGGGACTGGCGAAGCTCCGGCCCGCCTTCAAAGTGAACGGCACATCGACGGCGGGAAACTCGTCGCAGATGTCCGACGGTGCGGCACTCGAGTTGTTGATGACTCGCGAGAAGGCAGAGGAACTCGGGTTCGAGCCTCTCGGCGAGCTCGTCACTTTCCAGGTGGCCGGGGTCGATCCGGCGATCATGGGAATTGGCCCGTCCCTGGCCATTCCCAAAGCGCTCGACGCTGCTGGGCTGACGCTGGACGACATCGGCCTGATTGAACTCAACGAGGCCTTCGCCAGCCAGGCGGTGTACTGCATTCGGAAGCTCGGCATCGACCCGGAGAAGGTGAACGTGAATGGTGGCGCGATCGCCCTTGGACATCCACTCGGTTGCACCGGGGCCAAGCTGACCGCGACATTGCTCCATGAGATGAAACGACGCGATGTGGAATACGGCATCGTGAGCATGTGCATCGGTGGAGGCATGGGCGCGGCAGGGATTTTCCGAAGAGGCTGA
- a CDS encoding 3-hydroxyacyl-CoA dehydrogenase, translating into MGTRINQVAVLGAGVMGQGIAAHLANAGIPSLLFDIAPAELTDQEAKKGLTLEDREVRNRISAAGYASMLKAKPALLYHKDLARLVTPCNYEDDADKLGDVDWIVEVVVERLDVKQKIFAMVDERRKPGSIVSSNTSGLSVGGMVEGRSDDFRKHFLVTHFFNPVRYMRLLELVPCEDTDPGLLADMAEFGTNVLGKGIVYGKDTPNFVGNRIGTFGMTSVFHWMEKMGVGVTEADKIFGPATGRPKSGVFRTADVVGLDTMAHVLTTVAESSPDDPWRERFIVPEVLQKLIERGDLGEKTGAGFYKKTRDADGKRKILVLNFETLEYEEQPKVRFDSIGAARKLEAAADKIREVVWFDDKAGHLAWKVTAETCIYSAQLLGEITDDIVNVDRALRWGFNYELGPFETWDAIGVERSVRRMREEGMTVPGVVETLLAKGDGTWYVRRDGTLHYWDVFTEEYLPVPGLEGIITIADLAVLDSNEGATLFDMGDGVGLLEFHTKMNSIDAQIIEMMDKACDWVNEGRLVGLVVGNEAANFSVGANIGLVGMLAMSNMWDELEGAVRGIQNAYMKMKYCEGPVVAAPRGLTLGGGCEAVMHSDAVRAFAETYMGLVELGVGLIPAGGGCKEMAFRYYGSVPVGVDTNMFPFMEKIFKTIGMATVSTSAEEARDLGYLRPTDKVHLNSDTLLASAKKDVLALVETGYSPPRQRTVTVPGRDGIAAIGIAAHTMRGGGYISEYDEHLAKRLAYVICGGDVAQGTERSEQDFLDLEREVFVELCHEEKTLERIQHMLATGKPLRN; encoded by the coding sequence ATGGGCACAAGGATCAACCAGGTGGCAGTGCTGGGAGCGGGCGTTATGGGGCAGGGCATCGCAGCCCACCTGGCCAACGCCGGAATCCCCTCACTCCTCTTTGACATAGCGCCGGCCGAGCTGACCGATCAGGAGGCCAAGAAGGGGCTGACACTCGAAGACCGTGAGGTTCGTAACAGGATCTCCGCCGCCGGCTACGCGTCGATGCTCAAGGCCAAGCCGGCTTTGCTCTATCACAAGGACCTTGCGAGGCTCGTCACGCCCTGCAACTACGAAGACGACGCCGACAAGCTGGGCGATGTGGACTGGATCGTCGAAGTGGTCGTCGAACGCCTCGATGTCAAGCAGAAAATCTTCGCCATGGTCGACGAACGACGCAAGCCGGGAAGCATCGTCTCCTCCAATACTTCCGGTCTCTCGGTAGGGGGGATGGTCGAGGGGCGCAGCGACGACTTCCGCAAGCACTTCCTGGTGACCCATTTCTTCAACCCGGTTCGGTACATGCGCCTCCTCGAGCTGGTTCCCTGCGAGGACACCGATCCCGGATTGCTGGCCGACATGGCCGAGTTCGGAACGAACGTCCTTGGCAAAGGCATCGTCTACGGAAAGGACACTCCGAACTTCGTCGGAAACCGGATCGGCACCTTCGGCATGACGTCGGTGTTCCACTGGATGGAGAAGATGGGTGTTGGCGTCACCGAGGCCGACAAGATCTTCGGGCCGGCTACAGGGCGTCCCAAATCTGGCGTGTTCCGGACCGCGGACGTGGTCGGTCTCGACACGATGGCCCATGTTCTGACCACGGTGGCGGAGTCTTCGCCCGATGATCCGTGGCGTGAGCGGTTCATCGTTCCGGAGGTTCTCCAGAAACTGATTGAAAGAGGCGATCTGGGGGAGAAGACGGGCGCAGGGTTCTACAAGAAGACTCGGGACGCCGACGGAAAACGCAAGATCCTTGTGCTGAACTTCGAAACCCTCGAGTACGAGGAGCAGCCGAAAGTTCGGTTCGACTCTATCGGTGCAGCCAGGAAGCTCGAGGCTGCGGCGGACAAGATCCGTGAAGTGGTCTGGTTCGACGACAAGGCGGGCCATCTCGCCTGGAAGGTCACGGCGGAGACCTGTATCTATTCGGCGCAACTCCTGGGAGAGATCACAGACGACATCGTCAATGTGGACCGGGCCCTGCGGTGGGGTTTCAACTACGAACTCGGTCCGTTCGAGACGTGGGATGCGATCGGTGTCGAACGGTCCGTACGGCGTATGCGCGAAGAAGGCATGACGGTTCCCGGTGTCGTCGAAACGTTGCTCGCCAAGGGTGATGGAACCTGGTACGTGCGTCGCGACGGCACTCTGCACTACTGGGACGTTTTCACCGAGGAGTACCTGCCGGTTCCAGGGTTGGAGGGCATCATCACCATTGCCGATTTGGCGGTGCTCGACAGCAACGAAGGGGCCACGCTCTTCGACATGGGAGACGGCGTCGGCCTGCTCGAATTTCACACGAAGATGAACTCGATCGACGCGCAGATCATCGAGATGATGGACAAGGCGTGTGATTGGGTGAACGAAGGCAGACTCGTCGGCCTCGTGGTAGGCAACGAAGCCGCCAACTTCTCTGTCGGAGCGAACATTGGCCTGGTCGGCATGCTGGCCATGTCGAACATGTGGGACGAACTCGAAGGTGCCGTCCGGGGCATCCAGAACGCCTATATGAAGATGAAGTACTGTGAGGGTCCCGTCGTGGCCGCTCCGAGAGGACTGACACTCGGCGGCGGATGCGAAGCCGTCATGCACAGCGACGCCGTGCGAGCGTTCGCCGAGACGTACATGGGTCTCGTGGAACTAGGAGTGGGACTCATCCCCGCGGGCGGTGGATGCAAGGAGATGGCGTTCCGCTACTACGGGAGCGTGCCGGTCGGAGTGGACACCAACATGTTCCCGTTCATGGAGAAGATCTTCAAGACGATCGGGATGGCCACCGTCTCCACCAGTGCCGAGGAGGCGCGCGACCTTGGGTACCTGCGTCCGACCGACAAAGTGCACCTGAACTCCGACACCCTGCTCGCCTCCGCCAAGAAAGACGTTCTGGCATTGGTGGAAACCGGCTATTCGCCGCCAAGGCAACGCACCGTCACCGTTCCCGGGAGGGACGGCATTGCCGCCATCGGGATCGCGGCACACACGATGCGCGGCGGCGGCTACATCAGTGAGTACGACGAGCACCTGGCCAAGAGGCTCGCGTACGTGATCTGCGGTGGGGATGTCGCTCAGGGAACCGAGCGGAGTGAGCAGGATTTCCTCGATCTCGAACGTGAAGTATTCGTCGAACTCTGCCACGAAGAAAAGACGCTCGAACGGATTCAACACATGCTGGCCACCGGAAAACCGCTGCGGAATTAG
- the dnaB gene encoding replicative DNA helicase has protein sequence MAPSPAGGTSRRLRVAPHNREAEESVLGAIMLSSEAANLVMDKLDPDDFYVPAHQAIFEVIVDLYNANQPIDPLTVSDALHRKGELDRIGGAGYLSEVMDAVPTASNIEYYAGIVEEHGLRRRLISAGGMLGDLAVATDVAITEILDRAEQTVFAVAERRVGDGLMPMSPLLHSTLETIEEMEARGTELTGLATGFRDLDRKLGGLQPANLVIVAARPAMGKSALAANIATNVALEGGTVALFSLEMSREEIVQRLLCSIGRVDSMKLRTGQLGPQLWQKVVHAASKMYQVPVYIDDSGQLTVTDIRAKSRRLKRGHGLDLVIVDYLQLMQGSNRENRQQEIAEISRSLKNLARELEVPVIAVSQLNRGLESREDKRPRLGDLRESGAIEQDSDLVMFIYRHEYYHPEAQETKGLAEVIVAKHRSGSTGKVDMTFLPEFTLFADLGRDVV, from the coding sequence ATGGCCCCTTCCCCAGCAGGCGGCACGAGCCGCAGGCTCCGGGTCGCCCCACACAACCGAGAGGCAGAAGAGTCCGTTCTGGGAGCGATCATGCTCTCGTCAGAGGCCGCGAACCTCGTGATGGACAAGTTGGACCCGGACGACTTCTACGTCCCGGCGCACCAGGCCATCTTCGAAGTGATCGTGGACCTCTACAACGCCAATCAGCCCATCGACCCGCTCACGGTCTCGGATGCGCTGCACCGCAAAGGCGAGTTGGATCGGATTGGCGGAGCCGGCTATCTGTCAGAGGTGATGGACGCCGTACCGACAGCGTCCAACATCGAGTACTACGCGGGCATCGTCGAAGAACATGGTCTCCGACGCAGGCTCATCAGCGCAGGGGGCATGCTCGGTGATCTTGCCGTCGCCACCGATGTCGCGATCACGGAGATCCTGGACCGAGCCGAACAGACCGTGTTTGCGGTGGCCGAGCGCCGGGTCGGGGACGGTCTCATGCCGATGAGCCCGCTGCTGCACAGCACGCTCGAGACGATCGAGGAGATGGAGGCACGCGGGACGGAACTCACAGGTCTGGCGACAGGCTTTCGCGATCTCGACAGGAAGCTTGGAGGGCTCCAGCCGGCGAACCTCGTCATCGTCGCCGCGAGGCCCGCGATGGGTAAGTCGGCCTTGGCGGCCAACATCGCGACCAATGTTGCGCTTGAAGGGGGCACCGTCGCCTTGTTCTCTCTCGAGATGAGTCGCGAGGAAATCGTGCAGCGGCTGTTGTGCTCGATTGGGCGGGTCGACTCCATGAAGTTGCGGACTGGTCAGCTTGGCCCTCAGTTGTGGCAGAAGGTCGTCCACGCGGCGTCAAAGATGTACCAGGTGCCGGTCTACATCGACGATTCCGGGCAGCTCACCGTCACCGACATCCGTGCGAAGTCCCGCAGACTGAAGCGGGGACACGGTCTCGACCTGGTGATCGTCGACTATCTGCAGCTCATGCAAGGCTCGAACCGTGAGAACCGGCAACAAGAGATCGCGGAGATCAGCCGTTCACTGAAGAACCTGGCTCGCGAGTTGGAGGTGCCGGTAATAGCGGTGTCGCAGCTGAACCGTGGCCTGGAATCTCGAGAAGACAAACGTCCCCGCCTCGGGGACCTTCGCGAATCGGGAGCCATCGAGCAGGACTCGGACCTTGTCATGTTCATCTATCGCCACGAGTACTACCATCCGGAGGCACAGGAAACGAAGGGCCTCGCAGAGGTGATCGTCGCCAAACATCGAAGTGGATCAACCGGCAAGGTGGATATGACCTTCCTTCCGGAGTTCACTCTCTTTGCCGACCTCGGCCGCGACGTCGTCTAG
- the rplI gene encoding 50S ribosomal protein L9 — translation MKLILIAEVPNLGGKGDVVEVSEGYGRNYLLPKNLAVKATPGALSNAEALLKSRRETERRSFEAAEAIAKALVGTRVVVAARAGDEGKLFGSVSTADIVEGVKKFTGIELDKSYVYLPEPIKSIGLHEIRVKLHPEVEFPLSLDVIPA, via the coding sequence ATGAAGCTCATACTCATTGCCGAAGTTCCCAACCTTGGCGGGAAGGGCGACGTCGTCGAGGTTTCCGAAGGGTACGGACGAAACTACCTGCTCCCGAAGAACCTCGCGGTCAAAGCGACTCCTGGCGCCTTGAGCAATGCGGAGGCGTTGCTGAAATCTCGGCGGGAGACGGAACGGCGTTCGTTCGAAGCTGCCGAGGCAATCGCCAAGGCTCTGGTGGGTACTCGCGTCGTGGTCGCTGCTCGGGCCGGCGACGAGGGCAAACTGTTCGGGTCTGTGTCCACCGCGGACATCGTCGAGGGTGTGAAGAAATTCACAGGGATCGAACTGGATAAGAGCTACGTGTATCTCCCCGAGCCGATCAAGAGCATCGGACTGCACGAGATTCGGGTGAAACTGCATCCGGAAGTCGAGTTTCCCCTTTCTCTGGATGTGATCCCCGCATAG
- the rpsR gene encoding 30S ribosomal protein S18, with product MAQRAKPKRRRQSQSSLRQRKPKPCYFCKEKIDYIDYKDVALLRNYMSDRAKIRARRVTGNCTQHQRKVARAIRNAREMALLPYIKR from the coding sequence ATGGCACAGAGAGCGAAACCGAAGCGCCGCAGGCAGTCGCAGAGCAGTCTGCGGCAACGCAAGCCGAAGCCCTGCTACTTCTGTAAGGAGAAGATCGACTACATCGACTACAAAGACGTGGCGCTTCTGCGCAACTACATGTCCGACCGTGCCAAGATCAGGGCCCGGCGGGTGACCGGCAACTGCACGCAACACCAGCGTAAAGTGGCTCGCGCCATCCGGAACGCCCGCGAGATGGCTCTCCTCCCCTATATCAAACGATGA